A region of Polyangiaceae bacterium DNA encodes the following proteins:
- a CDS encoding FAD:protein FMN transferase, which produces MGTHVVMTTYTTRTLDERTLRSKLEKALAEIRRLENLMTTWRDDSEISKVNQAAGKQPVTVSPETFEVIDRSLSVAKRSEGVFDISFEAMRDLWRFDENKVEEVPSQDAIDKGRALIDYRKILTDKDKRTVFLEKQGMRISLGGIAKGYGVDAASKVLSAEGLTSYYIQAGGDLYVRGKKPDGSAYRVGVRDPRGSGPSDYFAMIDVTDHAFSTAGDYERSFIKDGKRWHHIIDPRSGYPARASRSVTVWAKDAFTADGIDDAIFILGPEKGLAICEELDDCGAVVVDAKNKVWISKRLESKIQMLRDPTDGT; this is translated from the coding sequence ATGGGCACGCACGTCGTGATGACCACGTACACGACGCGCACGCTGGACGAACGCACCCTGCGATCGAAGCTCGAAAAAGCTCTCGCCGAAATCCGACGCCTCGAAAACCTCATGACCACCTGGCGAGACGACAGCGAGATCTCGAAGGTGAATCAAGCGGCCGGCAAGCAGCCCGTAACCGTTTCACCTGAAACATTCGAAGTCATCGACCGCAGTTTGTCCGTCGCCAAACGATCCGAAGGCGTCTTCGACATCTCGTTCGAAGCGATGCGTGATCTCTGGCGTTTCGACGAAAACAAGGTCGAAGAAGTCCCGTCGCAAGATGCGATCGACAAAGGCCGCGCCCTCATCGACTACCGAAAGATCCTCACCGACAAAGACAAACGCACGGTTTTTTTAGAAAAACAGGGCATGCGCATCAGCCTCGGCGGCATCGCCAAAGGCTACGGCGTCGACGCTGCCTCGAAGGTGCTCTCTGCCGAAGGTTTGACCTCGTACTATATTCAAGCGGGCGGAGATCTCTATGTACGCGGCAAGAAGCCCGATGGATCCGCCTACCGCGTTGGCGTGCGTGACCCTCGAGGGTCCGGGCCGAGCGATTACTTCGCGATGATCGACGTGACCGATCACGCCTTTTCCACGGCCGGCGATTACGAACGATCCTTCATCAAGGATGGCAAACGGTGGCATCACATCATCGACCCTCGATCGGGCTACCCTGCACGCGCGAGCCGCAGCGTGACCGTCTGGGCGAAGGATGCCTTCACGGCCGACGGCATCGACGATGCCATCTTCATCCTCGGCCCGGAAAAGGGCCTGGCCATATGCGAAGAGCTCGACGATTGCGGCGCCGTCGTCGTGGACGCGAAGAACAAGGTTTGGATTTCCAAACGTCTCGAGAGCAAAATACAAATGCTTCGAGATCCAACGGACGGGACCTGA
- a CDS encoding enoyl-CoA hydratase/isomerase family protein → MSEETFPVKIERRGAVGVLVIDRADRRNALSRETLYALGRLGKELVNDPAIRAIILTGAGDKAFCAGADLKERQGMSSDEVRKQVGLYRTELAVLDHSPKPVIAAINGVAFGGGLELALICDMRVAAPHAELALPETTLGIIPGAGGTQRLPRIVGEARAKQMILLGRRFGAAEALSWGLINRISPLDTPVLEDTIAWIEPVANGAPIAQRAALEAIDASFDVALERGLELERVYYDETLRSEDRLEALRAFAEKRRPVFKGI, encoded by the coding sequence ATGTCCGAAGAAACCTTCCCCGTAAAAATCGAGCGCCGAGGGGCCGTCGGCGTCCTCGTCATCGATCGAGCCGATCGTCGCAACGCGCTCAGCCGCGAGACGCTGTATGCGCTTGGTCGCCTAGGCAAGGAGCTCGTGAACGATCCCGCCATTCGCGCCATCATCCTGACCGGTGCGGGTGACAAGGCGTTCTGTGCGGGCGCGGATCTGAAAGAGCGTCAAGGCATGAGCTCCGACGAGGTCCGCAAGCAGGTTGGTCTTTACCGAACCGAGCTCGCCGTCCTCGACCACAGTCCCAAGCCTGTCATCGCTGCGATCAACGGCGTTGCGTTTGGTGGTGGTCTCGAGCTGGCGCTCATTTGCGACATGCGCGTTGCCGCTCCGCACGCCGAGCTGGCGCTCCCCGAAACGACGCTCGGCATCATTCCGGGTGCCGGCGGGACGCAGCGCTTGCCGCGGATCGTGGGCGAAGCGAGAGCCAAGCAAATGATCCTGCTCGGTCGTCGATTCGGCGCGGCGGAAGCTTTGTCCTGGGGCCTCATCAACCGTATCTCGCCGCTCGACACGCCCGTCCTCGAAGACACCATCGCGTGGATCGAACCCGTCGCCAATGGCGCTCCGATTGCACAACGCGCAGCGCTCGAGGCGATCGACGCGTCGTTCGACGTGGCGCTCGAACGCGGCCTCGAGCTCGAACGCGTCTACTACGACGAAACGCTGCGCAGCGAAGACCGCCTCGAAGCACTCCGAGCGTTCGCCGAAAAGCGCCGCCCCGTCTTCAAGGGGATCTGA
- a CDS encoding SDR family oxidoreductase gives MYELRGKTALITGASAGIGREIARVLARDVSTLILVARRRERLDELASELKAKRAELRVLVEPVDLLDRAATGAMLDELEKSGESIDVLVNNAGFGDYGLLHQREWSKIERMLELNVVSATFLLSRLVPPMVARRSGAVMNIGSIAGIVPSPAMGAYSATKAYLNHLSEAMTAELTGTGVTLTVVCPGPIETEFQEVAGSDVRPPMPAAVHIDAVQCAEEAVAAMVKGRARLIPGWIPRVFTTVSDVLPRALMRPVLANIVRKLRPSS, from the coding sequence ATGTACGAACTTCGCGGTAAAACGGCGCTCATCACGGGCGCGTCGGCAGGCATCGGTCGGGAGATCGCGAGGGTGCTCGCGCGTGACGTATCGACGCTCATTCTCGTCGCGCGTCGCCGCGAGCGTCTCGACGAATTGGCGAGCGAGCTGAAGGCGAAGCGCGCGGAGCTTCGCGTGCTCGTGGAGCCCGTGGACTTGCTCGATCGCGCCGCGACGGGCGCGATGCTCGACGAGCTCGAGAAGAGCGGCGAGTCGATCGACGTGCTGGTGAACAACGCGGGGTTCGGTGATTACGGCCTTCTGCACCAGCGCGAATGGTCCAAGATCGAACGAATGCTGGAGCTCAACGTCGTGAGCGCGACGTTTTTGCTTTCGCGGTTGGTGCCTCCGATGGTGGCGCGACGTTCTGGCGCCGTGATGAACATCGGGTCGATTGCCGGAATCGTTCCATCGCCGGCGATGGGGGCGTATTCGGCCACGAAGGCGTATCTCAATCACTTGAGCGAAGCGATGACGGCGGAGCTCACGGGGACGGGTGTGACGTTGACCGTGGTTTGTCCGGGCCCGATCGAGACGGAATTTCAAGAGGTGGCCGGAAGCGATGTTCGTCCGCCGATGCCTGCGGCGGTGCACATCGATGCCGTGCAGTGCGCCGAAGAAGCCGTAGCAGCGATGGTCAAAGGTCGCGCCAGGCTGATTCCCGGCTGGATCCCGCGCGTGTTCACGACCGTGAGCGATGTTCTGCCGCGCGCATTGATGCGGCCGGTCTTGGCAAACATCGTGCGCAAGTTGCGTCCGTCGAGCTAG
- a CDS encoding HEAT repeat domain-containing protein encodes MSLEHRLHDRCACGSSQSSYAQASAGARPFALAGVARQYERARPFRIENIALDLKLDIPKKSIAGEAVLDIVRIDASATEIALDAVAFDIESVELREDGHESFAEAAFIYDGNTLRLSISATAARAAIRVQYRATPRRGLYFLAPDEHVRDRPNQVWSQCQDEDGRHVFPCFDKPHHKQSFSARIAAPTGWFVLSNGVKESCDDEECRGVFRYRMEDPTPAYLFSIVAGEFSRIDAEADGVAIHYFVPKGREADGARTFKRTPDMVRRFGQLTGIPYPWKSYSQIVVHDFIFGGMENTTATTMYEHILLDERATIDVTADDLIAHELAHHWFGDLVTCRDWSHAWLNEGFATFMEQIDKEGHLGLDEYENGVRGDLAAYLSEAQGRYRRPIVCQDYEAPIDIFDRHLYEKGACVLHLLRRELGDAAFWSGVSTYLKRHARGLVETRDLMRALEEASGKSLERFFEQWVFRAGHPDLEVKIDHDGEVLTMSVKQTHVTHHAKEDPQAAQPFAIDIDLDIVLADGSTQRETRRVDQAAATFAIRVPSRPKFVVVDSTLRILGEVKVECPRDMLHAQLAGAATARGRLLAASLLGKFDDPATTRVLAEALANENEFWAVRAEAAGTLAKIRSDEALDVLVKHSQTKHAKVRRAVAAALGQFRSSKAVDALKPLALKDDSYLVEAEAARALGQTKQSAAFDTLIDVLDRPSWSDIVRAGAIDGLAALRDERAQPHVLARTRYGIPTRGRRAAIMALPKLSTDRKVREALEDLLDQADPYLKVDVVRALLEVGDVKARAALSKQLERELDGRVRRRIREVLRDLGAAGKKETERLREELETLRNEHASLKARIGKLEELANGKKNPSSSNGTTTVEVKSESDDKSKKLKKKDVRTSR; translated from the coding sequence ATGAGTCTCGAGCATCGACTTCACGACCGCTGTGCCTGCGGATCCTCGCAATCTTCTTACGCGCAAGCATCTGCAGGGGCTCGCCCATTCGCCCTCGCCGGGGTCGCTCGCCAGTACGAACGAGCACGACCATTCCGCATCGAAAACATCGCTCTCGATCTGAAGCTCGACATCCCAAAGAAGTCGATTGCTGGCGAAGCGGTGCTCGACATCGTGCGTATCGACGCCAGCGCCACGGAAATCGCCCTCGATGCCGTTGCGTTCGACATCGAGTCCGTCGAGCTTCGCGAAGATGGCCACGAATCATTCGCCGAGGCCGCGTTCATCTACGACGGCAACACGCTTCGCTTGTCGATCTCCGCGACCGCTGCGCGTGCGGCCATTCGAGTCCAATATCGCGCGACGCCACGGCGCGGCTTGTACTTCCTCGCGCCCGATGAACACGTCCGCGATCGCCCGAATCAGGTGTGGTCGCAGTGCCAAGACGAAGACGGCCGTCACGTGTTCCCGTGCTTCGACAAACCCCATCACAAGCAATCGTTCTCCGCTCGAATCGCCGCGCCCACTGGATGGTTTGTCTTGTCCAATGGCGTCAAGGAAAGCTGCGACGATGAAGAGTGTCGCGGCGTCTTCCGCTACCGCATGGAAGACCCTACGCCTGCGTACCTTTTTTCGATCGTCGCCGGCGAATTCTCACGCATCGATGCCGAGGCCGATGGCGTAGCGATCCATTACTTCGTGCCCAAAGGACGTGAAGCCGACGGCGCGCGCACGTTCAAACGCACGCCCGACATGGTGCGTCGTTTCGGACAGCTCACGGGCATTCCGTATCCCTGGAAGAGCTACTCACAGATCGTCGTGCACGACTTCATCTTCGGCGGGATGGAAAACACGACGGCGACGACGATGTACGAACACATTCTGCTCGACGAACGAGCAACCATCGACGTCACGGCTGACGATCTCATCGCGCACGAGCTTGCTCATCACTGGTTCGGCGATCTCGTCACGTGCCGCGATTGGTCACATGCGTGGCTCAACGAAGGGTTTGCCACGTTCATGGAGCAGATCGACAAGGAAGGACACCTCGGGCTCGACGAGTACGAAAATGGTGTTCGCGGCGATCTGGCCGCGTATCTGTCCGAAGCTCAAGGTCGCTACCGGCGTCCGATCGTTTGCCAAGACTACGAAGCGCCGATCGACATTTTCGACAGGCATCTCTATGAAAAAGGCGCCTGCGTTCTGCACTTGCTCAGGCGCGAGCTGGGTGATGCCGCGTTCTGGAGCGGCGTTTCCACGTACTTGAAGCGTCACGCGCGAGGGCTCGTCGAGACGCGCGATCTGATGCGGGCGCTCGAAGAAGCCAGCGGCAAGAGCTTGGAGCGTTTCTTCGAGCAATGGGTGTTCCGCGCGGGGCACCCGGACCTCGAAGTGAAGATCGATCACGACGGCGAAGTGCTGACGATGTCGGTCAAGCAAACGCACGTCACGCACCACGCGAAGGAAGATCCACAGGCAGCGCAGCCATTCGCGATCGACATCGATCTCGACATCGTGCTCGCCGATGGATCGACGCAACGCGAGACGCGGCGCGTGGATCAAGCCGCGGCCACGTTTGCGATTCGCGTGCCCAGTCGTCCGAAGTTTGTCGTGGTTGATTCGACGTTACGGATCCTCGGTGAGGTGAAGGTCGAGTGTCCGCGGGACATGCTGCACGCGCAGCTCGCTGGTGCTGCTACGGCACGTGGACGACTTTTGGCGGCGAGCCTTCTCGGGAAGTTCGACGATCCGGCGACGACGCGGGTGCTCGCCGAAGCCCTCGCGAATGAAAACGAATTCTGGGCGGTGCGTGCGGAAGCCGCTGGAACGCTCGCAAAAATCCGCAGCGACGAAGCGCTCGATGTGCTCGTGAAGCACTCGCAAACCAAGCACGCGAAGGTGCGGCGCGCCGTCGCTGCAGCGCTCGGTCAGTTCCGCTCGAGCAAAGCGGTCGATGCTCTGAAGCCCCTGGCGCTGAAGGACGATAGTTACCTGGTCGAAGCGGAAGCGGCGCGTGCGCTGGGACAAACCAAGCAATCCGCGGCGTTCGACACGTTGATCGACGTGCTCGATCGTCCTTCGTGGTCGGACATCGTGCGAGCGGGTGCCATCGATGGCCTCGCGGCGCTTCGTGACGAACGCGCGCAGCCGCACGTGCTTGCGCGGACGCGGTACGGCATTCCGACGCGAGGTCGACGCGCGGCGATCATGGCGCTGCCCAAGCTATCCACGGATCGCAAGGTGCGCGAAGCACTCGAGGACTTGCTCGATCAGGCCGATCCGTACCTCAAGGTGGATGTCGTTCGCGCGCTTCTCGAGGTGGGTGACGTCAAGGCGCGCGCAGCACTGTCGAAGCAACTCGAACGCGAGCTCGATGGTCGCGTTCGACGGCGGATTCGCGAAGTGCTTCGTGACTTGGGTGCGGCCGGCAAGAAGGAAACGGAACGTTTGCGCGAAGAGCTCGAAACGCTTCGCAACGAGCATGCGTCGCTCAAGGCCCGCATCGGGAAGCTCGAAGAATTGGCCAATGGCAAGAAAAACCCTTCGAGCTCCAACGGAACGACGACGGTCGAGGTCAAGAGCGAGTCGGACGACAAGTCGAAGAAATTGAAGAAGAAAGATGTACGAACTTCGCGGTAA
- a CDS encoding ATP-dependent RecD-like DNA helicase, with translation MGRDEHTPKPGSTGPTQTALFSGRSTAPSPDGMVTLEGEVARVTYENEQSGFRVVRVALDGRETLATWVGRMQPVSPGMRVRATGKVETDPRHGEQLRVTTLLEIAPSTLQGLEKYLGSGMVTGIGPALAKRIVDAFGLQALRVLDESPERLTEVPGLGRKKAQTLSEAWASQKAVRDIMIFMQEHGVSPAIAMRIYKRFGASAIDVVKRSPYRLALDVWGIGFKTADQIARVVGVSPDAPERAQAGVLQVLSDLAMRGHVYAERGDLVARAASMLELDDAGVERAIDTLALSGRVIVEKGASGETAIYEASLHEAETRVGKRLLELLHTEGKPVVGKRTAATPEEVAAVAIAAFEARASVTLAPAQREAVIGAAQHKILVITGGPGVGKTTIVRAILSVFDRSGKTVRLAAPTGRAAKRMSEATGRDASTLHRLLEFDPKERGFLRNRKNPIEGDVLIVDEASMIDLQLCDALTQAIADDARLVLVGDVDQLPSIGPGAILRDVIGSRAIPTVQLSQIFRQAEGSLIVQNAHRIHDGLRPEGSTSKNGEFFVFVREDPADAAATIHDLVTDRIPRGFGLDPVRDIQVLTPMNKGPVGTIVLNESLQRALNPTGPTVTRGEKTFRLGDKVMQLRNDYEREVFNGDIGKISAIDAEASTMMVTFDGKDVTYETGDLDDLVLAYATSIHKSQGSEYPAVVVTMMSTHFVMLSRNLLYTAVTRGKKLVVIVTDGRALSLALSETRREERLTGLRMRLQSAR, from the coding sequence ATGGGTCGAGACGAACACACGCCCAAGCCGGGGTCGACCGGACCGACGCAAACTGCGTTGTTTTCGGGGAGATCCACCGCTCCATCGCCGGATGGCATGGTGACGCTCGAAGGCGAGGTCGCTCGAGTTACGTACGAGAATGAACAATCCGGGTTTCGAGTCGTACGTGTGGCGCTCGATGGGCGTGAGACCTTGGCGACGTGGGTGGGTCGCATGCAGCCCGTGTCGCCGGGCATGCGCGTGCGCGCGACGGGAAAGGTCGAAACCGACCCGCGGCACGGCGAGCAACTCCGCGTCACGACGCTCCTCGAAATCGCGCCGTCGACGCTTCAAGGCCTCGAGAAATACCTTGGCTCGGGCATGGTCACGGGCATCGGTCCGGCGCTGGCCAAGCGCATCGTTGATGCCTTTGGCCTCCAAGCGCTCCGTGTCCTGGACGAATCGCCCGAGCGGCTCACCGAAGTGCCGGGGCTCGGCCGCAAGAAGGCGCAGACCCTTTCGGAAGCGTGGGCTTCACAAAAGGCCGTCCGCGACATCATGATCTTCATGCAGGAGCATGGCGTATCGCCGGCCATCGCGATGCGCATCTACAAGCGGTTCGGGGCATCGGCGATCGATGTCGTCAAGCGCTCGCCGTACCGCTTGGCGCTCGACGTGTGGGGCATCGGCTTCAAGACGGCCGATCAGATCGCGCGGGTCGTTGGGGTTTCACCGGACGCACCGGAGCGAGCGCAAGCGGGTGTGCTGCAAGTGCTGTCGGATCTCGCGATGCGCGGGCACGTCTACGCCGAACGCGGGGACCTCGTGGCACGAGCTGCGAGCATGCTGGAGCTCGACGACGCGGGCGTCGAGCGAGCGATCGATACGCTGGCGCTGTCGGGGCGCGTCATCGTGGAGAAGGGTGCGTCCGGAGAAACGGCCATCTACGAAGCATCGCTGCACGAAGCGGAGACGCGCGTGGGCAAACGGCTGCTCGAATTGCTCCACACGGAAGGCAAACCGGTCGTGGGCAAACGTACGGCCGCAACGCCGGAGGAAGTTGCTGCGGTTGCGATCGCGGCCTTCGAAGCGCGAGCAAGCGTGACGCTTGCGCCTGCACAACGCGAAGCCGTCATCGGGGCTGCGCAACACAAGATCCTGGTGATCACGGGAGGTCCTGGCGTCGGCAAGACGACGATCGTCCGCGCCATCCTTTCGGTCTTCGATCGTTCCGGAAAAACCGTGCGACTCGCGGCGCCCACGGGTCGAGCTGCGAAGCGCATGAGCGAAGCGACGGGGCGTGACGCATCGACGCTGCACCGACTGCTCGAATTCGATCCCAAAGAACGCGGATTCCTACGGAATCGTAAGAATCCCATCGAAGGGGACGTGCTCATCGTCGACGAAGCATCGATGATCGACTTGCAGCTATGCGATGCGCTCACGCAAGCCATTGCCGATGACGCGCGCCTCGTGCTCGTGGGCGATGTCGATCAGCTTCCGTCGATCGGACCAGGAGCGATCTTGCGCGACGTCATTGGTTCGCGGGCGATCCCGACGGTGCAGCTCTCGCAGATCTTCCGCCAAGCGGAAGGCAGTCTCATCGTGCAGAACGCGCATCGCATTCACGATGGTTTGCGCCCGGAAGGTTCGACCTCGAAAAACGGCGAGTTCTTCGTGTTTGTCCGAGAAGATCCGGCCGATGCGGCCGCGACGATCCACGACTTGGTGACCGATCGCATTCCGCGTGGCTTCGGCTTGGATCCCGTACGCGACATCCAAGTTCTCACGCCGATGAACAAGGGACCCGTCGGCACGATCGTGCTGAACGAATCGCTTCAACGCGCGCTCAATCCCACGGGTCCGACGGTCACGCGAGGCGAGAAGACGTTTCGCCTTGGCGACAAAGTCATGCAGCTTCGGAACGACTACGAGCGCGAAGTGTTCAACGGAGACATCGGCAAGATCAGCGCAATCGATGCGGAAGCGTCGACGATGATGGTCACGTTCGACGGAAAAGACGTCACGTACGAGACGGGCGACCTCGACGATCTGGTGCTCGCGTACGCCACGAGCATCCACAAAAGTCAGGGTAGTGAATATCCCGCGGTGGTCGTCACGATGATGTCCACGCACTTCGTGATGCTCTCGCGAAACCTGCTGTACACGGCCGTTACGCGTGGAAAGAAGCTCGTCGTCATCGTCACCGACGGTCGTGCACTGTCGCTTGCGCTCAGCGAGACACGGCGCGAGGAGCGCCTCACGGGGCTCCGGATGCGATTGCAATCAGCTCGCTGA
- a CDS encoding response regulator, with the protein MRTWKPRQPVVLVVDDDPDILRVLGMCLSAEGCAVREALSGTDALAMLDRVDVVVVDQRMPAMNGTEFVAAARAQGYAGRVLIISSSRSARTDASVANADSFLAKPIGPRELISEVERLFFLNVPMNRLADRASRPSSVSTKA; encoded by the coding sequence ATGCGCACATGGAAGCCGCGGCAACCGGTGGTGCTCGTCGTCGATGACGACCCCGACATCCTCCGGGTGCTCGGCATGTGTTTGTCCGCGGAGGGATGTGCCGTGCGCGAGGCTCTTTCGGGCACCGATGCACTTGCGATGCTCGATCGCGTCGACGTCGTCGTGGTGGATCAGCGCATGCCGGCGATGAACGGCACCGAATTCGTCGCAGCGGCTCGCGCCCAGGGTTATGCGGGCCGCGTGCTCATCATCTCGAGCAGCCGCAGCGCGCGTACCGATGCGAGCGTGGCGAATGCCGACAGCTTCCTCGCCAAGCCCATCGGTCCTCGCGAGCTCATCTCCGAGGTCGAACGCCTGTTTTTCTTGAACGTACCGATGAATCGATTGGCCGATCGCGCATCGAGACCGTCTTCAGTTTCTACGAAGGCGTAA
- a CDS encoding HAD-IIB family hydrolase, which translates to MTYKLLALDLDGTLLRRDGTLHERDRWAIKQVQSAGVAVTICTGRLYSGSREAATAARIEGPIACVDGSHIVSAKDDTEHFHATLAGEHATALRRIVGRHRVASFVFAQDAIVHDAEGEPWAPYVRTWSPNVTVVERVTSHPAWEHERGLHAVVAIGHKDHVERAADELTGELGAAAFVIRFAVYRRGDTHAMIIRRAGPNKGTAITWLAQHHGCSVADVVAVGDWLNDVPMFNVAGRSFVMASAPPPVKEAATDALRAYSADDAGVAEAIERAWGTL; encoded by the coding sequence ATGACCTACAAGCTCCTCGCGCTCGACCTCGATGGCACGCTGCTTCGCCGTGATGGCACGCTTCACGAGCGAGATCGTTGGGCCATCAAGCAAGTTCAGAGCGCAGGTGTCGCGGTGACCATCTGCACTGGTCGTCTCTATTCGGGCTCGCGTGAGGCCGCGACGGCTGCGCGTATCGAAGGCCCCATTGCATGCGTCGACGGCAGTCACATCGTCAGCGCCAAAGACGACACCGAGCACTTTCACGCAACGCTCGCGGGTGAGCACGCGACGGCTTTGCGGCGCATCGTCGGGCGGCATCGTGTTGCGAGCTTCGTGTTTGCCCAGGATGCGATTGTCCACGACGCCGAGGGCGAACCTTGGGCGCCCTACGTTCGTACGTGGTCGCCCAACGTCACGGTCGTCGAACGCGTGACGTCGCATCCCGCATGGGAGCATGAACGGGGGCTGCATGCGGTCGTTGCGATTGGACACAAGGATCATGTCGAGCGCGCCGCGGATGAGCTCACTGGTGAGCTCGGCGCTGCCGCGTTCGTCATTCGGTTCGCCGTGTATCGACGTGGCGATACGCACGCGATGATCATTCGGCGCGCAGGACCGAACAAAGGGACGGCAATCACGTGGCTCGCGCAGCATCACGGATGCTCTGTCGCGGACGTCGTTGCCGTGGGTGATTGGCTCAATGACGTACCGATGTTCAACGTCGCGGGGCGATCGTTTGTCATGGCCAGTGCGCCTCCGCCGGTGAAAGAAGCCGCGACGGATGCGCTTCGTGCGTATTCCGCAGATGACGCGGGCGTGGCCGAAGCCATCGAGCGCGCGTGGGGAACGCTGTAG
- the rpmA gene encoding 50S ribosomal protein L27 has product MAHKKGGGSSRNGRDSNAQKRGVKVYAGTTVPAGSILVRQVGSCIHAGKNVGTGRDFTLYALIPGIVKYEWRSNKTKKVSVYPA; this is encoded by the coding sequence ATGGCTCATAAAAAAGGCGGCGGCTCATCCCGCAACGGACGTGACTCGAATGCGCAAAAGCGCGGCGTGAAGGTGTACGCAGGTACGACCGTTCCCGCAGGTTCCATTCTCGTCCGGCAGGTTGGCTCGTGCATTCATGCCGGGAAAAACGTTGGAACCGGCCGTGACTTCACGCTCTACGCCCTCATTCCGGGCATCGTGAAGTACGAATGGCGATCGAACAAAACGAAGAAGGTTTCGGTTTATCCGGCCTGA
- the rplU gene encoding 50S ribosomal protein L21, producing MYAVIKTGGKQYRVSEGQILRVEKLDGKAGDAVTFSEVLLVGGESTKIGRPTVPGAQVSAQIMAQDRAKKVVIFKFRRRKNYRRKTGHRQPYTELKITGISA from the coding sequence ATGTACGCGGTCATCAAGACGGGCGGCAAGCAGTACCGGGTCAGCGAAGGACAGATCCTGCGCGTCGAAAAGCTCGACGGAAAAGCCGGTGATGCGGTCACCTTCAGTGAAGTCCTGCTCGTCGGCGGAGAGTCGACGAAGATTGGTCGGCCGACCGTTCCTGGTGCACAGGTGTCGGCGCAAATCATGGCGCAAGATCGCGCCAAGAAGGTGGTGATCTTCAAGTTTCGCCGCCGCAAGAACTACCGCCGCAAGACGGGTCATCGTCAGCCCTACACCGAACTCAAGATCACCGGCATCAGCGCCTAA